In Alteracholeplasma palmae J233, a single genomic region encodes these proteins:
- a CDS encoding TrkH family potassium uptake protein has protein sequence MRKIKMTPYMIIALSFFTVIILGTILLKLPITLKEHGSLSWIDAFFTSTSLITITGLTPVLDLGSSFTIFGKVVIACMIQIGGLSVLTLTVYIMTLIGSKIGFNNRAILKESLNQNSLQGLVKLVKRIIMISFIIEFIGFIINLFIFIPTMDNTYHAIGVSAFHAISAFNNAGLEILGFNNHFLNYHNNLLFNINTGVLSILGGLGVIVIYEVMKKRSWKKLSIQTKITLKMTLGLLIMGTVLFKLIEQNQMTFLEVSFLSINTRTAGFLTVDLTKVKSLSIAIIIPLMFIGAGPMSTGGGIKVTTLYVMLKSLFSFGRGSQTLTHKRLITDETKIKAFVLIQSAMILIGISTFLLLAFEETNIQTALFESVSAFSNTGMTLNFTHKIGLGSKTILILMMYIGRIGPLTILHLIYSKKASNSNLVYIDEKIVIG, from the coding sequence ATGAGAAAAATAAAAATGACTCCTTATATGATTATAGCTTTGTCTTTTTTTACAGTTATTATTCTAGGAACTATTTTGCTTAAACTCCCAATTACATTAAAAGAACACGGATCACTTTCATGGATTGATGCTTTTTTTACCTCTACCTCACTTATAACTATTACTGGATTAACGCCTGTTTTAGATTTAGGAAGTAGTTTTACAATTTTTGGAAAAGTAGTTATAGCATGTATGATCCAAATAGGCGGGCTAAGCGTTTTAACATTAACTGTTTATATTATGACACTTATAGGAAGTAAAATAGGATTTAATAATAGAGCAATCTTAAAAGAAAGCTTAAATCAGAATTCTTTACAAGGTCTCGTTAAATTAGTGAAAAGAATTATTATGATTTCTTTTATCATTGAGTTTATAGGATTTATAATTAATTTATTTATATTTATTCCAACAATGGACAATACGTATCATGCAATAGGTGTGAGTGCGTTTCACGCCATATCCGCTTTTAATAATGCAGGATTAGAAATATTGGGATTTAACAACCATTTTCTTAATTATCATAATAATCTATTGTTTAATATAAACACAGGGGTCTTAAGTATTTTAGGAGGGCTAGGTGTTATTGTTATATATGAAGTAATGAAAAAAAGATCATGGAAAAAATTAAGTATTCAGACTAAGATAACTTTAAAAATGACATTAGGCTTATTAATAATGGGGACCGTTCTTTTTAAATTAATTGAACAAAATCAAATGACATTTTTAGAAGTTTCTTTCCTAAGCATTAATACGAGAACTGCAGGTTTTTTAACAGTGGATTTAACTAAAGTAAAAAGTTTAAGTATAGCAATTATTATTCCTTTGATGTTTATTGGGGCAGGACCTATGTCAACTGGTGGAGGAATTAAAGTCACTACACTTTATGTAATGCTAAAAAGTTTATTTTCATTTGGAAGAGGGAGTCAAACTTTAACGCATAAAAGATTGATAACTGATGAAACTAAAATAAAAGCCTTTGTCTTAATACAAAGTGCAATGATTCTTATAGGTATTTCAACATTCTTATTATTAGCGTTTGAAGAAACAAATATTCAAACAGCTTTATTCGAATCAGTAAGTGCTTTTTCAAATACTGGTATGACTTTAAACTTCACACATAAGATAGGATTGGGTAGTAAAACTATTTTAATACTCATGATGTATATTGGCAGAATTGGTCCACTAACCATTCTACATTTAATATATTCTAAAAAAGCATCTAATAGTAACTTAGTTTACATAGATGAAAAAATTGTTATAGGATAG